The proteins below come from a single Halomonas binhaiensis genomic window:
- the zigA gene encoding zinc metallochaperone GTPase ZigA: MARTQEALPVTVLSGFLGAGKTTLLNHILANREGRRVAVIVNDMSEVNIDAALVRGTPDGQAEARGEIALQRTEERLVEMSNGCICCTLREDLLVEVSRLAEEGRFDYLVIEATGISEPLPVAETFTFADEDGQSLSQVARLDTLVTVVDGVHFLRQYREAQTLAEAGEVVDEQDERNVADLLVDQVEFCDVLLISKTDLLDAPQLDELMAVLRSLNPDAEMIPIRHGQVPLDKVLGTERFSFARAQQAPGWLKEMRGEHVPETEEYGISSFAYHARRPFQPQKFFELLHGDWYGGKLLRSKGFFWLATRPQFAGQWSQAGGIAHYGFAGMFWKAVPESSWPQDPDYRDAIMHKWQEPFGDMRQELVFIGQNLDESKIRQALDDCLLSEEQMLAGKEHWQTLPDPFPAWE, encoded by the coding sequence ATGGCTCGCACACAGGAGGCATTGCCGGTAACGGTATTGTCCGGTTTTCTGGGCGCAGGAAAAACGACGCTGCTCAACCATATTCTGGCCAACCGTGAAGGCCGCCGGGTGGCCGTGATCGTCAATGACATGAGTGAAGTCAATATCGATGCTGCCCTGGTGCGCGGTACACCAGACGGACAAGCGGAGGCGAGGGGAGAGATCGCCCTGCAGCGCACCGAGGAACGCCTGGTGGAGATGAGCAATGGCTGCATCTGCTGCACCCTGCGTGAGGATCTGCTGGTCGAAGTGAGCCGACTGGCGGAAGAAGGGCGCTTCGATTACCTGGTCATCGAAGCGACCGGGATTTCCGAGCCGCTGCCGGTAGCTGAAACGTTCACCTTTGCTGATGAGGACGGACAGAGCCTTTCCCAGGTCGCACGGTTGGATACCCTGGTGACGGTGGTCGATGGTGTTCACTTTCTGCGCCAGTATCGCGAGGCCCAGACGCTTGCCGAGGCTGGGGAAGTCGTCGACGAGCAGGATGAACGCAACGTTGCCGATTTGCTGGTCGACCAGGTCGAGTTCTGCGATGTGTTGCTGATCAGCAAGACGGATCTGCTCGATGCACCGCAACTGGATGAGCTGATGGCCGTGCTGCGTTCGCTCAATCCCGATGCCGAGATGATTCCCATCCGCCATGGCCAGGTACCGCTGGACAAGGTACTGGGCACCGAACGCTTCAGCTTTGCCCGTGCCCAGCAGGCCCCGGGCTGGCTGAAGGAAATGCGTGGTGAGCACGTGCCGGAAACCGAGGAATACGGTATCTCAAGCTTTGCCTACCACGCCCGGCGCCCATTCCAGCCGCAGAAGTTCTTCGAACTGCTGCATGGCGACTGGTATGGCGGCAAGTTGCTGCGCTCCAAGGGCTTCTTCTGGCTAGCGACTCGCCCACAGTTTGCCGGCCAATGGAGCCAGGCCGGCGGCATCGCCCATTACGGCTTTGCCGGCATGTTCTGGAAAGCCGTGCCTGAATCAAGCTGGCCGCAAGATCCCGACTATCGCGACGCCATCATGCACAAATGGCAAGAGCCCTTCGGCGATATGCGCCAGGAACTGGTTTTCATTGGCCAGAATCTCGACGAAAGCAAAATCCGACAGGCACTCGACGACTGCCTGCTCAGCGAAGAGCAGATGCTCGCCGGCAAGGAACACTGGCAGACACTGCCAGATCCGTTTCCGGCTTGGGAGTAG